A region from the Triticum urartu cultivar G1812 chromosome 1, Tu2.1, whole genome shotgun sequence genome encodes:
- the LOC125521176 gene encoding histone H4, with protein sequence MSGRGKGGKGLGKGGAKRHRKVLRDNIQGITKPAIRRLARRGGVKRISGLIYEETRGVLKIFLENVIRDAVTYTEHARRKTVTAMDVVYALKRQGRTLYGFGG encoded by the coding sequence ATGTCCGGGCGCGGCAAGGGAGGCAAGGGGCTCGGCAAGGGCGGCGCCAAGCGCCACAGGAAGGTGCTCCGCGACAACATCCAgggcatcaccaagccggcgatCCGGCGCCTCGCTCGGAGGGGCGGCGTGAAGCGCATCTCGGGGCTCATCTACGAGGAGACCCGCGGCGTCCTCAAGATCTTCCTCGAGAACGTCATCCGCGACGCCGTCACCTACACCGAGCACGCACGCCGCAAGACCGTCACCGCCATGGACGTCGTCTACGCGCTCAAGCGCCAGGGCCGCACCCTCTACGGCTTCGGCGGATAG